Part of the Prochlorococcus sp. MIT 0603 genome is shown below.
TTAAGTGCATTGAGGTAAGCCTGAGCTGCAGCCACAACAACATCAGTGTCTGCTGAATGTCCTGAAAAAATCTTCCCATTTCGTCTAAGCCTGATTGTCACTTCACCAAGTGCATCTATCCCTTCAGTAACTGATTTAACCGAAAATTCAATTAAATCATTTTGTTCAGAAGTCAAAGTTTTGAGTGCTTTACATACAGCATCTACTGGCCCCGTTCCCAAGGCAACTGTTGTGTGTTCTATACCATCTTGATCAGCAATAGTTACTGTTGCTGTTGGCTTTAAAGCAGTTCCACAACTAACCTGAACTAAATGCAAATGAAACCATGCTTCTGGTTGCATAACTTGTTCACTAACTATTGCCTCAAGGTCTCTATCAGTAATTTCTCTCTTACGATCTGCTAAATCTTTAAATCTTGCAAATGCATCATTCAAATCGTCCCTATTGAGATCATATCCAAGCTCTTCAAGCCTTGCTCTGACAGCACTCCTTCCACTTAACTTACCTAGAGAAATTCTATTGTCAGTTAGTCCAACAGTTTTAGCGTCAACAATTTCATAGGTAAGTCGATTCTTCAAAACACCATCTTGATGAATTCCCGACTCATGAGCAAAAGCATTAGCACCAACAATCGCCTTATTAGGTTGTACAACCATCCCAGTGAGATTGGAGACCAATCGAGATGTTTTAGTAATTTCTTCAGTTCTAATTGCTGTTAATGGGGTTGGACTATTATCAGCCTTCCCAAGGAATGGATTGAAATAACGTCTTCGTACATGTAATGCCATGACAAGCTCTTCAAGGGCCGCATTGCCTGCCCTTTCTCCTATTCCATTAATGGTGCATTCTAATTGCCTTGCTCCATTTTTTACAGCCTCAAGAAAATTAGCTACTGCAAGGCCCAAATCATTGTGACCATGAACAGAAAGAATCGCTTCATCAATATTTGGAACATTATTATTGATTCCAGAAATCAATTTACCAAATTCAGATGGGGTAGTATATCCGACTGTATCTGGGATATTGATTGTTCCTGCTCCTGCAGAGATGGCATTTTCAATTACTTCGTATAAAAATTCAGGATCACTCCTTGCTGCATCTTCACAAGAGAACTCAACATCATCAGAAAGTGATTTTGCATATTGAACCATTTCGGGAACAATTTTAAGGACATCCCCACGTGACTTTCTAAGTTTATGCTCAAGGTGAATATCACTGGTTGCAATAAATGTATGTATTCTTTTTCTAGGAGCAGGGGAAATAGCTTCTCCACAAGCTTTTATATCTGCAATTGAGGCTCTAGCCAATCCGCAAATAATAGGTCCATCTTCACCTCCAACATTCTCAGCTATTTTCTGCACTGCATTAAAGTCGCCTTGACTAGCAAAAGGAAATCCAGCTTCAATAATGTCTACTCCTAATCGGGCAAGTTGTTGAGCTATAGCAAGTTTCTCCTCTAAATTGAGACTTGCACCAGGAGACTGTTCTCCATCCCTCAGGGTTGTATCAAAAATAAGAACTCGGCCTGGATCTTTGGCCATTTGAATTTCCTATTTAATTCAATAATGTTTTTATTCTAACTAGATTTCCATAACATCCTAAATTTACTAAAACTGTTTTTAAAACTTGGCAAAAGGAAAGCTCGCTATAATCTTGCATGCGCACCTCCCATACGTGAGGTCAACAAAACCTGGTTCTCTGGAAGAAGACTGGTATTTTCAAGCCCTAATGGAATGTTATCTTCCACTTTTACAAGTTCTGGAAGAATCCTCAAAAAATACGAATGAGAATCCAAAACTGACAATTTCACTTTCTCCAACTCTTCTTTCTCTTATAAATGATGAGGATTTAAAAAAAAGATTCCCAAGGTGGCTCAAAATTAGATTAAATCTATTGAGCAAAGTTGAAAAAGAACAACAAACCGCTGCTGATTTTTTAGCTGAAAAAATCAAGAATCAACTCGATAATTGGTTTGGCTGTGAAGGGGATTTAATTAAAAGATTTTCAGAGTTAAGGAATAATCAAGTTATAGATATTCTTACTTGCGCAGCTACACATGGATATCTTCCTCTTCTTAGAGAGAACAAAGAGTGTGTCAAAGCTCAACTTTCAACAGCTGTCAAACAACACTTTCGTTTTTTTGGGACCAATCCACAAGGCATTTGGCTCCCTGAATGTGCCTACTATGAAGGATTGGATAAACTAATGCTAGAGAATGGTCTTAGGTACTCTGTACTAGATGGGCATGGAGTTTTACATGCCCATCCCAGACCAAGATATGGGATATATGCTCCAATATGCACAAAAAGTGGAGTAGCATTTTTCGGAAGAGATAGTGAGTCAACCCTACCCGTATGGTCAGCAAAGCATGGCTACCCAGGAGATCCAAATTATAGAGAATTTCATCGAGATTTAGGTTGGGATCTACCTTTAAGTACCTTAAAAAAGATTGGAATAAATGAGAATAGGCCACTTGGTCTTAAACTTAACAAAGTAACTGGTGCAAATATATCTCTTAATCAAAAAGGCTTTTACGATCCTATAATTGCTGAAAGAAAAACAAAAGAACATGCCAAATCATACTTATTAGGGAGAAAGCTTCAAGTTGAAAATCTATCGAAAACAATTGATAAACAACCTATACTTGTAGCACCATTTGATGCAGAACTTTTTGGGCATTGGTGGTTTGAAGGTCCTTCTTTCCTCGCAGAGATCTTTAGACAAGTTAACAAGCAAGAAATAGAGTTTGTAAGGTTAAATGATATTTTATCTAAAAAGAGCAGTATTCAATTGTGTGAACCATGTCCTTCAAGTTGGGGGCAGGGAGGCTTTCACAATTATTGGATTAATGAAAGTAATTCCTGGGTTATAGCTGAATGGAGTAAAGCTGGTAAAGCAATGGTAGAAAAATGTACTAAAGGAGTTGAAAATGATTTTGAAATTAGAATTCTTCAACAGGCTGGAAGAGAATTACTTCTATGTCAATCATCAGACTGGAGTTTTATACTTCGTGCTGGAACTACTACAGAGCTTGCTAAAGAAAGAATCAATAGACACTTAAAAAGATTCTGGATTTTAATAGAAGCTTTAGACAGTAAAGAAAAACTATCAAAATCAACCTTGATACAGTTTGAAAACGACGATAATATTTTTCCGCTAATACAAGCCAAAGACTGGCAAGAGATAGAAGATAATTGATAGGATTAGACTTTAACCAAGCCAATCATTCCTAACTTTAC
Proteins encoded:
- a CDS encoding 2-isopropylmalate synthase — encoded protein: MAKDPGRVLIFDTTLRDGEQSPGASLNLEEKLAIAQQLARLGVDIIEAGFPFASQGDFNAVQKIAENVGGEDGPIICGLARASIADIKACGEAISPAPRKRIHTFIATSDIHLEHKLRKSRGDVLKIVPEMVQYAKSLSDDVEFSCEDAARSDPEFLYEVIENAISAGAGTINIPDTVGYTTPSEFGKLISGINNNVPNIDEAILSVHGHNDLGLAVANFLEAVKNGARQLECTINGIGERAGNAALEELVMALHVRRRYFNPFLGKADNSPTPLTAIRTEEITKTSRLVSNLTGMVVQPNKAIVGANAFAHESGIHQDGVLKNRLTYEIVDAKTVGLTDNRISLGKLSGRSAVRARLEELGYDLNRDDLNDAFARFKDLADRKREITDRDLEAIVSEQVMQPEAWFHLHLVQVSCGTALKPTATVTIADQDGIEHTTVALGTGPVDAVCKALKTLTSEQNDLIEFSVKSVTEGIDALGEVTIRLRRNGKIFSGHSADTDVVVAAAQAYLNALNRLVSSEKKSPIHPQHDVVKANL
- a CDS encoding glycoside hydrolase family 57 protein, which encodes MAKGKLAIILHAHLPYVRSTKPGSLEEDWYFQALMECYLPLLQVLEESSKNTNENPKLTISLSPTLLSLINDEDLKKRFPRWLKIRLNLLSKVEKEQQTAADFLAEKIKNQLDNWFGCEGDLIKRFSELRNNQVIDILTCAATHGYLPLLRENKECVKAQLSTAVKQHFRFFGTNPQGIWLPECAYYEGLDKLMLENGLRYSVLDGHGVLHAHPRPRYGIYAPICTKSGVAFFGRDSESTLPVWSAKHGYPGDPNYREFHRDLGWDLPLSTLKKIGINENRPLGLKLNKVTGANISLNQKGFYDPIIAERKTKEHAKSYLLGRKLQVENLSKTIDKQPILVAPFDAELFGHWWFEGPSFLAEIFRQVNKQEIEFVRLNDILSKKSSIQLCEPCPSSWGQGGFHNYWINESNSWVIAEWSKAGKAMVEKCTKGVENDFEIRILQQAGRELLLCQSSDWSFILRAGTTTELAKERINRHLKRFWILIEALDSKEKLSKSTLIQFENDDNIFPLIQAKDWQEIEDN